The following are encoded in a window of Thermus hydrothermalis genomic DNA:
- a CDS encoding carboxymuconolactone decarboxylase family protein — MSTEELERLRDRYRELIGFVPPRIQARTDLLARLDPETLRMQEELRARLMYPPCFDVKTAQLMLFGMLLMDLSDAAKLHAIAARRAGATYEELNAVVGLAFLFRGLPAANRGAEVIQEILRMEEEGRL; from the coding sequence ATGTCCACAGAAGAGTTAGAGCGCCTGCGCGACCGCTACCGGGAACTCATCGGTTTCGTCCCCCCGAGAATCCAGGCCCGGACTGACCTCCTGGCCCGGCTGGACCCCGAAACCTTGCGGATGCAAGAAGAACTCCGGGCCCGCCTCATGTACCCCCCCTGCTTTGACGTGAAGACGGCCCAGCTCATGCTCTTTGGCATGCTCCTTATGGACCTCTCCGATGCCGCCAAGCTCCACGCCATCGCTGCCCGGCGGGCCGGGGCCACCTACGAGGAGCTCAATGCGGTGGTGGGGCTTGCCTTCCTTTTCCGGGGGCTGCCCGCTGCCAACCGCGGGGCTGAGGTGATCCAGGAGATCCTCCGCATGGAGGAGGAAGGGAGGCTTTGA
- a CDS encoding IclR family transcriptional regulator: protein MLGTVQKVGEVLELFSQDRSEWGVSEVAKALGIPKSSAHALLATMSQIGLLKRTREGRYRLGWRILALSQVLLSTSSWRQEARRAMEELVARYGETTHLAVLECGRVVYVEKLEGTRAVRVVNTGVGVELPAHCSGVGKVLLAFRPWEEVEKIVSQRGMPAFTPNTITTLDELKTELQAVRERGYAYDIEEVVPELCCVAAPIRDHTGEVIAAMSLSVPFYRFQQMKEEYRRAILEATRAVSERLGYMGETAWTRSR from the coding sequence ATGCTGGGAACGGTACAGAAGGTTGGCGAGGTCCTGGAACTCTTCTCCCAAGACCGCTCGGAGTGGGGGGTAAGCGAGGTGGCCAAAGCGTTGGGTATCCCCAAGTCCAGCGCCCACGCGCTCCTCGCCACCATGAGCCAGATCGGTCTACTCAAGCGGACCCGGGAAGGGCGGTACCGCCTAGGGTGGCGCATTCTGGCCCTCTCCCAAGTGCTTCTCTCCACGAGCTCGTGGCGACAGGAGGCCAGGCGGGCCATGGAGGAGCTGGTGGCCCGCTACGGGGAAACCACCCATCTGGCGGTCCTGGAGTGCGGCCGGGTGGTCTACGTGGAGAAGCTGGAGGGTACCCGGGCGGTGCGGGTGGTGAACACCGGGGTGGGCGTGGAGCTTCCCGCTCACTGTAGCGGCGTGGGCAAAGTGCTCCTTGCCTTCCGCCCATGGGAAGAGGTGGAGAAGATCGTCTCCCAACGGGGCATGCCCGCCTTTACCCCCAACACCATCACCACCTTGGACGAGCTCAAGACCGAGCTCCAGGCGGTGCGGGAACGGGGCTACGCCTACGACATAGAAGAGGTGGTGCCGGAGCTTTGTTGTGTGGCAGCGCCCATCCGGGACCACACGGGGGAGGTCATCGCCGCCATGAGCCTGTCTGTACCCTTTTACCGTTTCCAGCAGATGAAGGAGGAGTACCGGAGGGCCATCCTCGAGGCCACCCGGGCCGTTTCCGAGCGGCTTGGGTACATGGGGGAAACAGCATGGACAAGGTCAAGGTAG
- a CDS encoding acetaldehyde dehydrogenase (acetylating) — translation MDKVKVAILGSGNIGTDLMYKLLKNPGHMELVALVGIDPNSEGLARARALGLEASHEGIQYILERPEIKIVFDATSAKAHVRHAKLLREAGRIAIDLTPAARGPYVVPPVNLKAHLEEDNVNLITCGGQATIPLVYAVHRVVPVLYAEMVSTVASRSAGPGTRQNIDEFTFTTARGLEAIGGAKRGKAIIILNPAEPPIIMTNTVRVIPETEAFEREAVVESVRAMEREVQAYVPGYRLKADPVFERLPTPWGERTVVSMLLEVEGAGDYLPKYAGNLDIMTASARRVGEVFAQHLLGKPVEEVTA, via the coding sequence ATGGACAAGGTCAAGGTAGCCATCCTGGGGTCAGGCAACATCGGCACGGACCTGATGTACAAGCTTTTGAAAAACCCCGGGCACATGGAGCTGGTGGCCCTGGTGGGGATTGACCCGAACTCGGAGGGCCTGGCCCGGGCCCGGGCCTTGGGGTTGGAGGCGAGCCACGAGGGAATCCAGTACATTCTGGAGCGGCCCGAGATCAAAATCGTCTTTGACGCCACCAGCGCCAAGGCCCACGTGCGCCACGCCAAGCTTCTCCGGGAGGCGGGGCGGATCGCCATTGACCTGACCCCGGCGGCCCGGGGCCCCTACGTGGTCCCCCCGGTGAACCTGAAGGCGCACCTGGAGGAGGACAACGTGAACCTCATCACCTGTGGGGGCCAGGCCACCATCCCCTTGGTCTACGCGGTGCACCGGGTGGTGCCGGTCCTTTATGCGGAGATGGTGTCCACGGTGGCTTCCCGCTCCGCGGGGCCGGGTACGCGGCAGAACATTGACGAGTTCACCTTCACCACGGCCCGGGGCTTGGAGGCCATCGGGGGAGCGAAGCGGGGGAAGGCCATCATCATCCTGAACCCGGCGGAGCCGCCCATCATCATGACGAACACGGTGCGGGTCATCCCGGAGACGGAGGCCTTTGAGCGGGAGGCGGTGGTGGAAAGTGTCCGGGCCATGGAGCGGGAGGTGCAGGCCTACGTGCCGGGGTACCGGCTGAAGGCGGACCCGGTGTTTGAGAGGCTCCCCACGCCTTGGGGGGAGCGGACGGTGGTGTCCATGCTCTTGGAGGTGGAAGGCGCCGGGGACTACCTGCCCAAGTACGCGGGGAACCTGGACATCATGACCGCCTCGGCCCGGCGGGTGGGGGAGGTCTTTGCCCAGCACCTTTTGGGGAAGCCGGTGGAGGAGGTGACGGCATGA
- the dmpG gene encoding 4-hydroxy-2-oxovalerate aldolase yields MSWDLSLAKPPVVVDTTLRDGSHAHRHQYTVAEARAIARALDEAGVFGIEVSHGDGLGGSSIQYGFSRTDEMELIRAVREEVKRAKVAALLLPGIGTRKELKEAVEAGVEMVRIATQCTEADISEQHFGMAKEMGLLAVGFLMMSHMRPPEFLAEQALLMESYGADVVYIVDSAGAMLPQDAYARVKALKEALKRAQVGFHAHNNLGLAIGNTLAALAAGADWVDGTLRGYGAGAGNAATEVLAAVLDKAGLNPGLDVFKLLDAAEYVMGPILHFQPYPDRDSIAIGYAGVYSTFLLHAKRIGKEFGVDPMAILLELGRRQAVAGQEDWILRVALELKEKEAGALAD; encoded by the coding sequence ATGAGCTGGGACCTTTCCTTGGCCAAGCCTCCCGTGGTGGTGGACACCACCCTTCGGGACGGCTCCCACGCCCACCGGCACCAGTACACGGTGGCAGAGGCCCGGGCCATCGCCCGGGCCTTGGACGAGGCGGGGGTGTTTGGGATAGAGGTCTCCCACGGGGACGGGCTTGGGGGGAGCTCTATCCAGTACGGCTTTTCCCGCACGGACGAGATGGAGCTCATCCGGGCGGTACGGGAAGAGGTGAAGCGGGCCAAGGTGGCGGCGCTCCTCCTTCCCGGTATCGGCACCCGGAAGGAGCTCAAGGAAGCGGTGGAGGCGGGCGTGGAGATGGTGCGCATCGCCACCCAGTGCACGGAGGCGGACATCTCCGAGCAGCACTTCGGGATGGCCAAGGAGATGGGCCTCCTGGCGGTGGGCTTCCTCATGATGAGCCACATGCGCCCGCCGGAGTTCTTGGCGGAGCAGGCCCTCCTCATGGAGTCCTACGGGGCGGACGTGGTGTACATCGTGGACTCCGCCGGGGCCATGCTGCCCCAGGACGCCTACGCCCGGGTCAAGGCCTTGAAGGAGGCCCTGAAGAGGGCCCAGGTGGGCTTCCACGCCCACAACAACCTGGGCTTGGCCATCGGGAACACCCTGGCGGCCTTGGCGGCGGGGGCGGACTGGGTGGACGGCACCTTGAGGGGGTACGGGGCGGGGGCGGGGAACGCCGCCACGGAAGTCCTGGCGGCGGTGTTGGACAAGGCGGGGCTCAACCCGGGGCTGGACGTGTTCAAGCTTTTGGATGCGGCGGAGTACGTGATGGGTCCCATCCTGCACTTCCAGCCCTACCCAGACCGGGACTCCATCGCCATCGGGTACGCTGGGGTCTACTCCACCTTCCTCTTGCACGCCAAACGCATTGGAAAGGAGTTTGGGGTGGACCCTATGGCCATCCTCTTGGAGCTGGGACGCCGCCAGGCGGTGGCGGGGCAGGAGGACTGGATCCTGCGGGTGGCCCTGGAGCTCAAGGAGAAGGAGGCCGGGGCCTTGGCGGACTAG
- a CDS encoding tautomerase family protein, producing MVVLKVTLLEGRPLEKKRELVRRLTEMAARLLEEPQEEIRVILYEVRRDQWAAGGVLFSDKEGA from the coding sequence ATGGTGGTCCTTAAGGTGACCCTGCTGGAGGGCCGCCCGCTGGAGAAAAAGCGGGAGCTGGTGAGGCGGCTAACGGAGATGGCGGCGCGCCTTTTAGAAGAACCCCAAGAGGAAATCCGCGTGATCCTCTACGAGGTGAGGCGCGACCAGTGGGCAGCAGGGGGCGTGCTCTTTTCAGACAAGGAGGGAGCATGA
- a CDS encoding 2-keto-4-pentenoate hydratase codes for MTLLEAVRQARQAGKTLPGGKDWGVDLSEAYRIQEALFPGPLKGYKLGLVSEAKQRQMGLSEPTFGRVHPGMLLQKPALSRFIQPRVEPEVAVVLREDVPPGASVSRAYAAIGGFFLAVDLLDSVWEGYRFTAQEVVADNTSGGGFLLSIRRYSRLPKGVLRLYLNGEKVAEGPVEALGDPGARLSWLAERVGGLRAGQVVFLGSPAPAVPLAQGVLELWGEGDVLLARVE; via the coding sequence ATGACGCTCTTGGAGGCGGTGCGGCAGGCCCGCCAAGCAGGGAAGACCCTCCCAGGGGGAAAGGACTGGGGCGTGGACCTTTCGGAAGCCTACCGCATCCAAGAGGCCCTTTTTCCCGGGCCCCTAAAGGGGTACAAGCTCGGGCTGGTTTCCGAAGCCAAGCAGCGGCAGATGGGCCTTTCCGAGCCCACCTTTGGCCGGGTTCACCCGGGGATGCTTTTGCAGAAGCCGGCGCTTAGCCGGTTCATCCAGCCTCGGGTGGAGCCTGAGGTAGCGGTGGTGCTAAGGGAGGACGTGCCTCCTGGGGCTTCCGTGAGCCGGGCCTACGCCGCCATTGGGGGGTTTTTCCTGGCGGTGGACCTTTTGGATTCCGTGTGGGAAGGCTACCGCTTCACCGCCCAAGAGGTGGTGGCGGACAACACCTCAGGGGGCGGTTTTCTTCTCTCCATCCGGCGGTACAGCCGGCTCCCCAAAGGGGTTCTGCGCCTCTACCTGAACGGGGAGAAGGTGGCCGAGGGACCCGTGGAGGCTTTAGGGGACCCGGGGGCACGGCTTTCCTGGCTGGCGGAGCGGGTTGGGGGGCTTAGGGCGGGCCAGGTGGTCTTCCTGGGGTCCCCGGCTCCGGCGGTACCCTTGGCGCAAGGCGTGTTGGAGCTTTGGGGTGAGGGGGATGTGCTCCTTGCCCGGGTGGAGTGA
- a CDS encoding aldehyde dehydrogenase — translation MVEPKVYKETVDRLKALGFPFELPLEVTHYIGGEFVRGENFFPVVYPATGEVIGTAPEGREKEVEMAVGAAQEAFLKWGKMPPSQRRPYLRRFAEKIREYKPVFEVLETLDVGRPIHENRLGYVERMANNIEFFADFAVTHGSEAYPMENGYINYVLRFPVGVAALITPWNMPSMLATWKIGPTLAFGNTAVLKPAEFTPLGAWLLARCAHEAGLPPGVFNVVHGFGPNSAGELLTKHPLVRLISFTGETTTGKIIMKNAADTLKRLSMELGGKAPNLIFESADLDRAVEVTLRASFFNQGEVCLAGSRLLVQRSIYEAFLDKLVAAAKALKVGDPLDPETRMGALIAEEHLKKVMSYVEIARETATILTGGKKPELPHPFDKGYFLEPTVVVDVKPSDKVCQEEIFGPMVVVMPFDTEEEAIELANNTPYGLNAIVQTRDVGQAVRVSEALEVGTVWVNDWFVRDLRVPFGGAKQSGIGREGGHYGYEFYYETKNVCIANR, via the coding sequence ATGGTGGAACCGAAAGTCTACAAGGAAACGGTGGACCGGCTTAAGGCGCTGGGCTTTCCCTTTGAGCTTCCCCTCGAGGTCACCCACTACATTGGCGGGGAGTTCGTGCGGGGGGAGAACTTCTTCCCCGTGGTTTACCCGGCCACGGGGGAGGTGATCGGCACCGCCCCCGAGGGGCGGGAGAAAGAGGTGGAGATGGCGGTAGGGGCGGCCCAGGAGGCCTTCTTGAAGTGGGGCAAGATGCCGCCAAGCCAAAGGAGGCCCTATCTCCGCCGCTTCGCCGAGAAGATCCGGGAGTACAAGCCCGTCTTTGAGGTGCTGGAAACCCTGGACGTGGGGCGGCCCATCCACGAGAACCGCCTCGGGTACGTGGAGCGCATGGCCAACAACATTGAGTTCTTCGCCGACTTCGCCGTTACCCACGGCTCCGAGGCCTATCCCATGGAAAACGGCTACATCAACTACGTCCTGCGCTTCCCCGTGGGGGTGGCGGCCCTCATCACCCCTTGGAACATGCCCAGCATGCTCGCCACCTGGAAGATCGGGCCCACCCTGGCCTTCGGCAACACCGCCGTGCTCAAGCCGGCGGAGTTCACCCCCTTGGGGGCCTGGCTCCTCGCCCGCTGCGCCCACGAGGCGGGGCTTCCCCCGGGGGTCTTCAACGTGGTCCACGGTTTCGGGCCCAACTCCGCTGGGGAGCTCCTCACCAAACACCCCCTCGTGCGCCTCATCTCCTTCACGGGGGAGACCACCACGGGCAAAATCATCATGAAAAACGCCGCCGACACCCTCAAGCGCCTTTCCATGGAGCTCGGAGGAAAGGCGCCCAACCTTATTTTTGAAAGCGCCGATCTGGACCGGGCGGTGGAGGTGACCCTGCGGGCGAGCTTCTTCAACCAGGGAGAGGTGTGCCTGGCGGGCTCCCGCCTCCTGGTGCAACGCTCCATCTACGAGGCCTTCTTGGACAAGCTGGTGGCGGCGGCCAAGGCCCTGAAGGTGGGGGACCCCCTGGATCCCGAAACCCGCATGGGGGCCCTCATCGCCGAGGAGCATCTAAAGAAGGTCATGTCCTACGTGGAGATCGCCCGGGAAACCGCCACCATCCTCACGGGCGGGAAGAAGCCTGAGCTTCCCCACCCCTTTGACAAGGGCTACTTCCTGGAGCCCACGGTGGTGGTGGACGTGAAGCCCTCGGACAAGGTCTGCCAGGAGGAGATCTTCGGCCCCATGGTGGTGGTGATGCCCTTTGATACCGAGGAGGAGGCCATTGAGCTTGCCAACAACACCCCTTACGGCCTGAACGCCATCGTGCAGACCCGGGACGTGGGCCAGGCGGTGCGGGTTTCCGAGGCCCTCGAGGTGGGCACGGTCTGGGTGAACGACTGGTTCGTGCGGGACCTGCGGGTGCCCTTCGGCGGGGCCAAGCAGTCGGGCATCGGCCGTGAGGGGGGCCACTACGGCTACGAGTTCTACTACGAAACCAAAAACGTCTGCATCGCCAACCGGTGA
- a CDS encoding 2-keto-4-pentenoate hydratase: MNPETFAQELEGAWVERRPIEPLSERGLKGIEAAYRVQEAWNRLRLAKGDKVVGRKIGLTSKAVQEQLGVDQPDYGNLWASRFLGMGERAEVAASLFLQPRVEGELAFLLGKRLEGPHVTPQEVLAATEAVAFALEIVDSRIRDWRIRIEDTIADNASFGAFFVGPWERALLEEDLSTLGLVLYRNGEAVAQGAGAACLGHPARAVAWLANALAAFGVALEPGEIVMSGAWAPVQVARPGDLFTLVGTGGRALTLRFA, encoded by the coding sequence ATGAACCCCGAAACCTTCGCACAGGAGTTAGAAGGGGCCTGGGTGGAAAGGAGGCCCATAGAACCCCTTTCCGAGCGGGGCCTTAAGGGGATTGAGGCCGCCTACCGGGTCCAGGAGGCCTGGAACCGCCTGCGCCTAGCCAAGGGGGACAAGGTGGTGGGCCGCAAGATCGGCCTGACCTCCAAGGCAGTACAGGAGCAACTGGGCGTGGACCAGCCGGACTATGGCAACCTCTGGGCAAGCCGCTTCCTGGGGATGGGGGAGCGGGCCGAGGTGGCGGCCTCCCTTTTCCTCCAGCCCCGGGTGGAAGGGGAGCTGGCCTTCCTCCTGGGAAAGCGCCTAGAGGGCCCCCACGTGACCCCTCAGGAGGTGCTCGCCGCCACGGAGGCGGTGGCCTTTGCCCTGGAGATCGTGGACTCCCGCATCCGGGACTGGCGCATCCGCATAGAGGACACCATCGCCGACAACGCCTCCTTCGGGGCCTTCTTTGTGGGGCCGTGGGAGCGGGCTTTGCTGGAGGAGGACCTTTCCACCTTAGGCCTCGTGCTCTACCGGAACGGGGAGGCGGTGGCCCAGGGGGCGGGAGCAGCCTGCCTAGGGCACCCGGCCAGGGCGGTGGCCTGGCTCGCCAACGCCCTGGCCGCCTTTGGGGTGGCCCTGGAGCCGGGGGAGATCGTCATGTCCGGGGCCTGGGCCCCGGTGCAGGTGGCCCGCCCGGGGGACCTCTTTACCCTGGTGGGAACGGGGGGGAGGGCCCTTACCTTGCGTTTCGCCTAG
- a CDS encoding ABC transporter ATP-binding protein, whose translation MLEAQELSVAYGPHRAVEGVGVRVAPGEIVAVLGANGAGKSSLLRGLVGLAPVQGRIVLSGEDVSLLAQRGLTEALVERGLVLVPERGGVFRSLSVEENLRLGGYRAGEPPWREIFSLFPALEARLRQRVGSMSGGEQRMVALARALAARPKYLLLDEPTLGLAPLLAKRLLATLKAFAAQGVGVLLVEQNAGLALQVAHRAYLLKEGRIVKEGPAETLLRDAAVRQAYLGG comes from the coding sequence ATGCTTGAGGCCCAAGAGCTTAGCGTTGCCTATGGACCCCACCGGGCGGTGGAGGGGGTGGGGGTCCGAGTGGCTCCCGGTGAGATTGTGGCGGTGCTGGGCGCCAATGGTGCGGGGAAAAGCTCCCTTTTGCGCGGGCTTGTAGGCTTGGCACCCGTCCAAGGCAGGATCGTTTTGAGTGGGGAAGACGTTAGTCTCCTGGCGCAAAGGGGGTTGACCGAAGCTTTGGTAGAGAGGGGGCTCGTGCTGGTGCCGGAGCGGGGCGGGGTGTTCCGTAGCCTATCCGTGGAGGAGAACCTGCGCTTAGGCGGTTACCGTGCGGGTGAACCCCCCTGGCGAGAGATCTTCTCCCTCTTCCCCGCCCTCGAGGCCCGCCTAAGACAACGGGTGGGCTCCATGAGCGGGGGTGAGCAACGCATGGTGGCCCTAGCCCGGGCCCTAGCGGCCAGGCCCAAGTACCTCCTACTGGACGAACCCACCCTAGGCCTCGCCCCCCTCTTGGCCAAGCGTCTTCTCGCCACGTTGAAGGCCTTTGCCGCCCAAGGCGTGGGGGTTCTCCTGGTGGAGCAAAACGCCGGACTAGCGCTTCAGGTAGCCCATCGGGCCTACCTTCTAAAAGAAGGACGCATCGTAAAAGAAGGTCCTGCAGAAACCTTGCTTCGCGACGCCGCCGTGCGCCAGGCCTACTTGGGGGGCTGA
- a CDS encoding ATP-binding cassette domain-containing protein: MKAYLGFFFLLALALPFFGSEYLLSAGVSVILYAALASTWTTFTGPAKYLSLATSAFFGTGVYTVALLYPYLPWLALVVLAYLLSALLALGVGLATLRLQGIYFTVFTYGLAELIRQVVTWVQRNLGGSVGSYIFLDLDPLTLYYTLVGLAFFTLIAGLRFQESRLGLALTATGDDELAARHAGVPIYGLRVGVFALTSGVMGALGAVVAPRWVYIDPSLAFNPNISFLTAVTALLGGLGSPAGAFLAAPPLVLVYDLLSGRFPHHATALMGLGFVLLVYFLPRGLLGLFPTPKTKTPRYTQTARAIPEPKSIRGPLLQAKSLTKSFGGLVAVAQVDLEVRSGEAVGLIGPNGSGKTTLLGLLAGTLKPEGGQVCFLGQEVTGRPPEALARLGLARTFQQVRLFPSLTVYAHVYLPLCLKDPQKAGARAWEVLARVGLAEKAHLFPASLTYLDAKRLELARALALSPRLLLLDEWLAGLNPAELQQAVALLQEVKREGVSLLIVEHLMSAIRALCDRVYVLSFGELIAQGPTEEVLRHPKVVEVYLGVEHA, from the coding sequence ATGAAAGCGTACCTCGGCTTCTTCTTCCTGCTAGCCTTGGCTTTGCCCTTTTTCGGAAGCGAGTACCTGCTCTCTGCCGGGGTTTCGGTGATCCTCTACGCTGCCTTGGCCTCTACCTGGACCACGTTCACGGGTCCTGCAAAATACCTGAGCCTGGCTACCTCGGCATTTTTCGGCACAGGGGTGTACACGGTAGCCCTCCTTTACCCTTACCTCCCCTGGCTTGCGCTTGTGGTTTTGGCCTATCTGCTTAGTGCCCTTCTGGCCTTAGGGGTGGGTCTTGCTACTCTACGGCTCCAGGGAATTTACTTTACCGTCTTCACCTATGGCCTGGCGGAGCTGATCCGACAGGTTGTAACCTGGGTTCAACGCAACCTGGGGGGGTCTGTGGGTAGCTACATCTTTTTGGATTTGGACCCACTCACGCTTTACTATACCCTGGTAGGCCTTGCCTTCTTTACCTTAATCGCGGGGCTACGCTTTCAGGAAAGCCGATTAGGACTCGCTCTTACCGCCACGGGAGATGACGAACTGGCGGCCCGCCACGCTGGAGTGCCAATCTATGGGCTTCGGGTGGGGGTTTTTGCCCTTACCTCCGGGGTTATGGGTGCCTTGGGGGCTGTGGTAGCCCCACGCTGGGTCTACATAGACCCAAGCCTTGCGTTTAATCCCAATATCTCTTTCCTGACCGCTGTCACAGCGTTGCTCGGGGGGTTGGGAAGCCCTGCAGGGGCTTTTTTGGCAGCTCCTCCCTTGGTTCTTGTGTACGACCTTCTTAGTGGCCGCTTCCCCCATCACGCCACGGCCCTTATGGGGCTGGGTTTTGTCCTGCTGGTCTACTTCCTGCCTCGAGGCCTTCTGGGCCTCTTCCCCACCCCGAAAACCAAAACCCCGCGCTACACCCAGACAGCTAGGGCAATCCCGGAGCCTAAATCCATAAGAGGTCCTCTCCTGCAAGCCAAAAGCCTCACCAAATCCTTTGGCGGCTTGGTGGCGGTGGCCCAGGTGGATCTGGAAGTGCGGTCAGGGGAAGCGGTGGGCCTGATAGGCCCTAACGGTTCGGGGAAGACCACCCTTTTGGGCTTGCTCGCAGGCACCTTAAAACCTGAAGGGGGACAGGTGTGCTTCCTAGGGCAGGAGGTAACGGGCCGACCTCCAGAAGCCCTAGCCAGGCTTGGCCTAGCGCGAACCTTCCAACAGGTACGCTTGTTTCCCTCCCTCACCGTCTATGCCCACGTTTACCTTCCCTTATGTCTCAAAGATCCTCAGAAGGCAGGGGCACGGGCCTGGGAGGTGTTGGCCAGGGTGGGCCTGGCGGAGAAGGCCCACCTCTTTCCCGCCTCCCTTACCTATTTGGACGCAAAGCGGTTGGAGCTGGCCCGGGCTTTGGCTCTTAGCCCTCGGCTTCTGCTCTTAGATGAATGGCTCGCGGGGCTAAACCCGGCAGAGCTTCAGCAAGCGGTGGCCCTTCTCCAGGAGGTTAAACGCGAAGGGGTGTCCCTCCTCATCGTGGAGCACCTGATGTCCGCCATCCGGGCCCTATGTGACCGGGTCTACGTCCTCTCGTTTGGAGAACTCATCGCCCAAGGGCCCACCGAGGAGGTCTTGCGCCACCCTAAAGTGGTGGAGGTCTACCTGGGGGTGGAGCATGCTTGA
- a CDS encoding branched-chain amino acid ABC transporter permease has product MAFLEALITGSIAGGVYGLLALGLSLQYGVARILNLAYGEAVILASIATFFLYQGFGLSPLASLAVLPFLFFLLHLLFHRALLLPLVGRTLALNGTTEGRIILLTFGISFLVQGLLAAEWGGRIFSYSYLSQGVSMGPSAVALNRLLACVLGLTLVGLTHLFLTRTRIGMAIRALSREPEEVLLVGVPAARLAGYLFAVGGGIAAAAGVLFSMFQAVTPAMGPELTLKALVVVVLGGLHGALGALTGGLVLGVAEALVTRFVSPGLSLAAVYGLFVLGVLYLRGQRETARQ; this is encoded by the coding sequence ATGGCCTTCCTGGAAGCCCTCATCACCGGAAGCATCGCAGGAGGGGTGTATGGGCTTCTCGCCCTAGGTTTATCCCTTCAATACGGGGTAGCTCGCATTCTCAACCTCGCCTATGGGGAAGCGGTTATCTTGGCGAGCATCGCCACCTTCTTTCTCTACCAAGGGTTTGGGCTTAGCCCCTTGGCTTCCCTCGCGGTTTTGCCCTTCCTCTTCTTCCTCCTCCACCTTCTCTTCCACCGCGCACTTCTTCTTCCGTTGGTAGGGCGAACCCTGGCTTTGAATGGGACAACGGAGGGACGGATCATTCTCCTGACCTTTGGGATTTCGTTTCTGGTTCAAGGGCTTCTGGCCGCCGAATGGGGGGGCAGGATTTTTAGCTATAGCTATTTAAGCCAAGGGGTATCCATGGGACCGAGTGCGGTGGCATTAAACCGCCTACTGGCTTGCGTCCTGGGGCTAACCCTCGTGGGCTTGACCCATCTCTTTCTCACCCGAACCCGTATAGGCATGGCCATACGGGCCCTGAGCCGAGAACCCGAGGAGGTTCTTCTAGTTGGGGTTCCCGCCGCACGTTTGGCAGGTTATCTGTTTGCCGTAGGCGGGGGAATAGCGGCTGCCGCGGGGGTGCTCTTCAGTATGTTTCAGGCCGTTACGCCTGCCATGGGTCCAGAACTGACCCTTAAAGCCCTTGTGGTGGTGGTCTTGGGCGGGCTCCACGGTGCCTTAGGAGCCTTGACCGGAGGCTTGGTGTTGGGTGTGGCTGAAGCGCTTGTGACCCGTTTTGTTAGCCCCGGCCTGAGTCTGGCGGCCGTTTACGGGCTTTTTGTCCTCGGGGTGCTCTATCTGCGAGGGCAAAGGGAGACTGCGCGGCAATGA